The region CTCAGAAGGACCACTAGGCAGTCTGCGAAAATATTTCAACCCGGTGTGAACGTAttctggaagtggttgttcaccttgcacgacgggtttatacactacctcctcatcactagagtcagcaccagaatcatcacttaaaatCTCATCAGACGAGGATGACGACAATTCTGGATCATCAAGGTCTCTTCGTACAACATGAACATCATCATGCTCTTCTACATTCTCTTGAGTATTCAATCCAACATCAGCAGCATCTGCAACATCTGTTTGCTCATTCATACCGCAATCCATGCTCAAAGGTTCAAACCTCGTAGATGATCCAACACCATGATCAACAATTGGTGGGATGAAGGCATTTCCAACAtacgaatactcaacaaataattcaatatgccgagtagaatttagagccGCATTGAACATATAAAACACACTTTGATCACTGTCAACCGCAGTACATACATAACTCGTACCGGTACCCAAGAAACAATGCCTCCAAGATATTTCGatgaagtgttggtttgaatctattcttatcttaacacatatcattgcaactaattcagataatgagacacatgaatccaatacgatggaagctctcgcacgaggaggatcataacaaatacccacttgaggaagttgatatattctaccaccccaatataaactcacgtatacttgcatgatttctgcaaaaatatatatacaaaccaacaacaattaaagacaatttttttcattaaaccctaatatagtaagtatacaaaagatttatcaaaaccctaataatatgcaaataaacaacaaatacgaGAACAATGTTGAAAaattgaaggaaacttaccggAAATATGAAGGGAATCGCTAAGAAATCGCCAAGGAAATCGCACGGGttgtcttcctctctttctctcgcgtATTCTGCCTATTCTGCCGTGGGAACTGATTTAAGCAAGTTAGaaacgcatgaggctcatgcgtctctacctaagacgcatgacgttcatgcgtcgtctattatattttaaaaaacaacagacgcatgagggagatgtgTCTATATCtaagacgcatgtccctcatgcgtcgttaaaaaaaacgaaaaaaaatagagacgcatgaccctcatgcgtctctatgaaagacgcatgacgatcatgcgtctcattaaaaagagacgcatgagggtcatgcgtctcccccaaatccggaacaaaaaaaacgctagaacaaacgaggaatctaagttctatattagaacaaaaatagaaaaaacccctCTCTCCAGATACACAGAGGAGTATATATATAGCATCTGCTTTATTTTGCCTGTTTATATTTCGAAGTATAAAAGGTTAAGTTAGTTGAATTTAGTTACCTACGCAGTAAGAATGTTTACTATTTCATTCTAGTGCaatgagaatttgattttaCTATTCCAAACAGGCGccgtagaaaataaaataaaataaaataaaataaaataaaataaaataaaataaatttaatgttTAGGAGTAATTGTCACATAGCGAATATTTCAACATATACAGTACTACGTATATTAACTTCCGGGCAAATCGCTTGAAAAGTATTAGTACTAGTTTTGGTCAAATTCAGGTTATCGAAACTATAAAGTTTACATTTATTCCTAATTATTCCGCGATGAAAAAATGTGACGGCTTACTTagattttttatgaataaatcaCAATTTAACTCACTAGTAGTGATATTGATAAATGATTTTCCAATTGTTATATGAGAcacaatttcataaaaaaaattagttacaAAATGACTGTCAACAAATCCAAactctattatttttattatctagCCCTCCTCTCTTGCACTGCTTCTTCTTCCCCCATCATCGTTGCCGTCTCTTCCCCCTCTTACACGCCGCAAttgtccccccccccccccaactgCTGCTGTCAAATCCTCCTCCTACACTGCTGCCGCTTTCATTAGCACCCTCCTTTttaatccgtcccacaagaatatgcattttcaatttttaaaactcTTCTTTCTAGTGGGATGgaaccattctccactaataatattttaattactttctctctacttctctcttactttaccaattttgcattaaaacatgtaccgaacccaaagtgcatattcttttgagacgaagggagtaataaaataaaaaaaatagaaccattacacaattaaaaaacCAAATAAAAATAGGAGTATTGTTTTTCTCTAACAAATACGGTGCTTCAATTATACTCTGCTTTAAAACTGGATAAATTTTGATTCAGTTTATCGTACAATTtaacaattttattatttttatctgaTAAGCATAAAAGCAAATATGCAATCGACAAGAATGACCATGCGCATTAAATACAACCTGACTTTACAAAATGGAATACAGTTTTTTCAAGGATGTGCAAATATTATGCCTAACATAATCTATTCAAATGACTTTGAATTTAATGGCAGCAGTTGACATTTTCTTCTTAACATTTCAACCTTAATAAATAATGCTGAGTCAACGAGATTCGAGAATCAAAAGATAAATTCACAAGATGTGTACACAGGCATATGGTGTCGTATATATAAAACACGATACTGAATTTCTCCTTAAAACACTTTTGTTTTGCTCCAACAATATGATTCATCCATGAATATATTTTCACGAGAATTTCTATTAGTTGATCGCACGTCGTATATGCAAATGGAGGAAGGATATTTTTTCCAATAACCTACGTTTTTACTTATCAGAATGTATAAAGTTAATATTTAAGTTACATGATCATTGCATTCACATGTCAAAAATGAAGATGATAACATACTTAAACCGTAAAAAATCAGACAAAATGGTTCAAAAAATGATTATATCGAGCAACCATTCAAGTACAAGATGCATTGCAGAAAGCATATCCAGTAAAATCAGAGATCACAGATGAGTTTGATACTTAATCCACTCTGTCTATTAAAGAAAGAAGTTTCAAGCCCATCCAAAGAAAAAAGACCAAATAAGAATGCAACTCAAAGAATGCTCATGTCATAAAACTTGAGTAATATGGATGTAAGATATGCAACAAAGACAGTATTACAAAGTGAATGTTGGATGTGATCTACTTGGTATGCACACGTGCATCAAAAACAACAAATATATGTACTGATGCACTTAAGATCTCCGTGAAAGAGATTAGAAATGCAGTTGTTGGAAAAAATGACAGAATTAGCAGGCTTTTTTTTAACTGTACCAGCCACTAACTTACTTCATGAGATGTATTGTATAATTACAAGCGTTGGTATAGCAAGCAAAAAAGGGCTTACAGATTAGTTGTGCACCCTTGAATGCTTTTTGTCAGGCAATTTTCTAGTATAAAGTCCCGAGAAGGTTTCCAACAACTTCCCACCAATTCAATCTATCCTGATAGATAGCAACCTCTCAGTTGGAGCATATTAAAGCCCATACTCCTCGCAAATGTATAACCTGAAAAATCTGGTAGACAAGTAACTAGCTTTAAACTGGTTGTTTAAGATTAAGACATGAACAGTTGTGAAGAGTTTCTGTGTATGCATGCTCAACATACttgtatttttttaactaaatgggatgtgaaaatgttcaAAACTTATGGCAGGCCAAATATGAAGAGAACTAAAACTGCCATTTAACTGCACACCAATTAGCCGTTTGGCTTTCAAGAAAGGGACAAGATATTTCGGAAACAGAAACGAGATCAAAATCCATTTATTTGTAAGGACATTGGACAGTAATATTCAATTTCCAGGATTCATATAAATACTCTTCGGATTTGCAAGTACAGTACACACGAGCCAGCTAACAAGATCAATATGTATGCTTAGTTCATCAAATCCACTTATTTTGCCTGTAACTTAAGTAAATCTTCTTCTATGATACCATAAATTTTCAGCTGATGATGTGGCTAAAAACTATAGTGCTTACTCCAGCAACAATAGTTCTCTATCCTTTGCCCATTCGAGAATTTTCCAGGATGATGCATGCATCTTTCTGTGCTGTTGGATTTCAATCAATTTAAACATACTTCCATTTGCCAGACTTCAAACGACACGATAGTCTGCATGGGTACTGTATTAATTTTGGTATCATGTGCTGAAATAAAAGCTAGTTTATGCAATTCAgcatcctctctctctctctctctctctctctctctctctctctctctctctctctctccacagTAGCAGTTCAACAAGAGATCTTTTCTTAACCAAATACTCCAGTAATTAGTTATATTAGATAAGTAGTCCCAGCAAATAAATTATTCTTACATACTAGTGTAAAGATGATGTTGTCCCATTTAATAGATAACATGAGCTAAGAAAATGTACAAAAGCTTACCACAAAATTTGAGTCGGAATACGTCTATGCTGGCCTCCAGTTGACGGAAGACATGTTCGGTCTAGGCAGCATCATGGGAACACCATGaactaaaaaaatcaaattatactAACATAACATACAGAATCATTGTAACCACAAGTAAAAGTGATAACAAATAAAAGTAATGTTGTATGCAGAAAAAAGATCACCTGGCATTTGACCAGACGAAGGTAGACTATTTGGGGCAGAGTGCTGATAATTTATGGTACTAGAAGGAGGCCTTTCATGGTAACCTTCAAGACATGACACCTTATTAATGTTTATAGAACGTGTTCTCACCACCACTAAGTTCTTGTGCTACATAGCATCAGAACCAAGGATCCAACCCTTTTCTTATTGAATGGGTAAGCATTGTGATGCCCTCATGCATGACGTATATATGCATTTTCCACaaaattttattcattcatttatttattaatgttattattatcattatcatcatcatttatttatttattgtggggggggggggattgTGATCTGTGGCATGCAACAGGAACAAGCAAGTGCTTCTGAAATCCATATCGAGACAGTTCACTACAAAAACCCCCATGGTGTGTGTACACACCAACCGGTGGTCAGGAAATTCAGGGAAGGGGACTACGATATTGGGAGGGAAGGAGCATTCCTAAAACATTCTATATATTTACAGTATCAAACACCTACCCAGCGCAGTTGACCAATGACCACACACAACGCATATCATGCACCTGGTTCTCACTTGGGATTCGAATTAGCCACCAGCAACAGACAGCATGTATATTTTAACAGCAATGcttgaataataaaatactgGCTGAACTGGTTTAAAAGCCGAGACTAGTACTTTATTTTATACAGAAACCATCTACGTTATGTTTCACTAAGCAAGTTATACAAGAAGCATCAGTGAAGACATAAtaattatactccataaaatacTTCAAAATACGCATAAGAGCACATAAAGAAATCCTAACTAAAAACAGTTGATTTGGCATTAGAAACAACAATAGTAATAAATCGCACCTTCTTGGGAATAAGATGGACCTGAACATGACCTTCCTCCTGGCATCCACCCACCACGAGGATGATCCACAATGAAGTCATTTCCTTGCTTCCGCCATTGCTCATCAGCTATATATCTCCTTGGATTATCGGCAAAGTTTGGTAATGAATAAGAGGGGTACTGAGGTTGTTGAGCTGAGTTTGGATAGGGGAAATGGTTAGGTGGTCGTTGAGATGGGAGTTCAGGATGCACAGGCCTTTGTGCGAAAGGCACACTACCAGGCAGATACTGCTGCCTATGCTGTGAATCTTGGGGATTCATATAAGTATCATCCTCTCCATATTCCACATGCCTAGACGAATTATAGCCAACATGTTCTCGTGCATTGCTGATCCCAGAAGGAGGAAAACAAGATGATTGTTGTGGTGGTACTTCCCCTCTAACAGATGCATCCATAtgagacccatgaatagtaGAAACCACATTGGTCTGTTGATTTCCCTAAAATCCACAAGTTGATCCTTCATATTCAAAATGAAAACAATGGTCTACAGACAAACTCACATACATTTGGACTAGTAAAGCTAGAAGACTTACAGTGGGTGTGGCACTAACTTCACGTGGTAAAGGATGAGGTCGATAAGATGATCGTGGAGAAAGTGGCAGTGATTGAAGTGGAGTCTTGTTGTGGGAAACCAGTGAAGGCTGAGATGGAAATAATTGCTGGGAAATTAGTGGCACAGGACCCAGAAGGGGCGGAGGACCAAAAGGTGGAGGATGAGGTCCAAGAGGTGGTGGAGGATGAAGATGTGGGGGAGGTCCAACTGGTGGAGAAGGACCGGCAGGTCTCAGTGGAGGGCCAGTAGGAGAAGGATCAGCAGGTCTTAGTGGAGGTCCAACAGGCGGAGTTGGACCCGCTTGTGGTGCAGGACCAACAGGTGGCTGAGGTGGTTCAACAGGTGGTTGTGGGAAAGGATGTTGGACTATGGTGGGTGGTGGAGGTGGGGGAGAATATGGAAGTtcaggtggaggtggaggtggaggtggtgaAGATGGCAATGGTGGAGTCATAGGTGGAGATCCAGGTGGTAATGGAGGAGACCCATCTGGAGAAGGAAGCCACTCGGAGGAGGTGTTTGAAGAAGATTCACGGCCACTATCTGGTTTGAGATCCAATGAAGCGAGCTCAATAGTGTCATTAGTCATCGTCGGTCTCTCATCCTTTTGGTGTCCAGAAACATCTTCCATTTCAAGCTCACCGTCAACTTCCTCCAATATGCAATGGCGCCTATCACTAGGAGTAACAGAATGGTTCTCATGATCTCTGCCTGTAGCAGGTGCATCCTTGGAAGGTGATGCACCATCATCTTTCAGGTGTAAACTCGTATCAGAAGCAtcctcatcttcctcttcttcgaACACACTTGCTGACAGAAATCCAGGTAACTGAAACATAGCATTGCTGAAACCAACACAAAACACAAGATGCAGGCATATGAGATCTATGAAAATATAAAGTTCGCAAAGTATGAGATGTAGACTAACCCATTCAGATCCTGTTATACAGATTTCAAATCAGATATTGTTATCACAGTAATCAGGTTATACATTGGaggtttaaatttaagtttccAACTCAAGTCACAAGTTAAATAAGTAATACAGTAACTTATACGAGTTTTGCAGACAATGTCAGAATAGTTGTCAAAGTATCACAGGGTAAAACagcaaaacaaaaaataagagaaaaatctacattctactttttctttaaatttttagtgTATTAAATGTTGGGCAAACCATGAATTGTTCCATGTTGAAGACTATGAAGTAAGAAGCCTAATGTTGCACAACAGTGTAAAATGACGTATTAACCAGAGTCCTGAATGAAAGCAGTTTATAAAACATGCCTAGCTAGTAACACTAAATCATCACAACATTCAATTAGTGCTTAGGGCATGTGCTTAAGAGTCGGGAAATGCCAAAGATACTTATAATCTGTATAATAATCATGACATGATAGAAAAACAAttagaaaacaaaaacaaaacattacTTAAAAGAGCAACTAGTAATTTCTAGACCTTCCATATTCATCAACAACCATGCCTTCCATTTCTctaataggatcatcaatagaTCGTTCAGCTCGGGAAGGGCGTCTTAGTGGGATTGATGTATCATCATTTACCACTCCAAAGTCATCCATGTAGCGACGAAGAATGGATTCTGGCAAGATTTTCCTCTCGAGCCACAAACGCAAGACCTGAAAGAGGATACTCAGTACTTTGTAACAAAGTCTGACGACTCACTTTTAGTTACAGTATAGTCACCTTCCGACACTGACGACGATTTTCCTGAGCACCAGCACCAGCAGGAGCAGCAGCTCCAACGAGGCGGGGCAACGCAGCTTGAACAGTAGAGACATATGAGACCCCTGCATTTCATGAAGAAGATTTAGTCGAAGACAGGTTCATCACAAAGAAACCCATCGGGATGGTGATGAGTGTGATGTAAAGCAAAAGCGGCTGCATAACTTTATTTTGATGTATGGCTGGAGCAGGGTAAGTTGGGGAATAAGAAGACAATGGGAATAAAGATAGACAAGATATTTTAGAGGGCATCATTGTAAAGAAATGATCCAAGTTCCAAACCCCGGTTAAAGTATCCACATACTAAACaattcatttctctttttggtcCCCTGCGTCTGTGTACTAGTCAGAGTATTCTGTGTGAACAGTTTAATTTTGAACTTCCTGTACCTCTTTGGGTGTGAGAGCATTGGGTTATTGAGTCAACAAGGAAAAACAGATCCACTCTGCGATGTAAACTTGGTTCATTTTCTAACTTCTGTATAAGAAGTTCCACAACCTGCATGAGAATCAAATTTCAGAATTTCTATTTCCAAGGAATATATAACAAGTAAATTAATGATGTAGAAAAGGCAAACATGAACATTTAGTAACTAAGCACAAGTCAAAGGCAAAGTACCTAAAATCAAGATTACCCAACTTAAATTGTCTAATAGGAGGGAAAACATCTATGTTCAACTACAGATTTTAAATACATTGGTGGCTGTTTCATATGgattttaaatacataaaatccTATTTTAAACTAACTTTTTAGTGAATTTGGCGCGGATTGGAATCTTCTTTAAAGCtgagtgaatttttttaatctatttataTCAAATCCTTCAATCCGGACACAACCTAAAAAGAATAACCATGACGAACTAGAAATCCTAATTTACAGtacggaaaaaggaaaaaaggagTCAGCTAACTATAGTAATTAAGTCTTCCATCAGATTTCAGAACTCCTAAGACAAATTATTCTATACCATACCCTTTTAATTGGAATGAAACGAACATGTGCCAGTTAGCTACCTCATTGGCGAGTCCGTACTTTGCACAATCAATTGCCAGTCTAGTTGCACGTGCAATACTCTCTTTGGTCCTTGATAGTGTCTCTATCATCCCTTCAAAGGTATCACGAGCAACAGCTGCCTCAGTACCCCCACTTAGAGAGCTCCCAGTGCCTGGATGACCAGAGCTTACCCTCCTCtcctcaagctcatcattctcATGTTGATGACTAGATTGGACTTGATGAAGATTGGCGGAAGGAGAAATCGGATGTGCTCCTAAAATATCCAGTTGGAGTGTATTCCTTGCTTCATACACCAAAGCAGCAGGTGCAGGACTAGGTCCCCGTCCAGCCATCTCAATGTCAGgaatagaaaaaagaaaagggtTTCCATGGGTATTTTGAAAGTGTGTCTGTTTCTTTCTCGCCTGAGCAGCAGCAATAAGATTTTTCATTGACATGACGGAGTCGGATGTTATTGAGTCAAATGTGTGACTTGTTTTGCGGTCTTTGCTAGCATTCAGCCTGAGCAATGGAAAATAAAGcttaagaaagaaagaaacacaAATACTAGTCCCCATAATATCAAGCGTTTTTCATTACCTTTCTTTAATTGACGTGATGTTTTCCTTTGAAGCCCCAACCACAGAGTCATTGATCCGGGAACCTGATTTCAGAGTAGTATACTTTCTCTCTCCAGAAGAAGGTTGCTTGCTTCTTTCACTTAGCAATTGATTAGGAAATAAGTTTGACCTATCAGACGATGCTGCATTCTTGTTGTCTCCTGCTGAAGTTTTTTTCCTAAAATCACTACTAGGTGCCTTGTTGGGTTGCTTGCTTTCCAGTTCTCCTGACACTCTCCCACCACCAACAGATTGGAGGGGGCTTTTAGGAGAAACTGAAACTGGTTTAACCTCCATTGGGGCTAATTTCTCAGAGTTCATCTGCTGTGGACTAGGAGATACATGTGCTGATGAATCTCCCGTCCTCTTCTCCATACCCTGTTGAGCAGCTGGAGATAGCAGCTTCTTCATCACTCCATTATACTGTACCTGATCTTTTAACCCATTTTCAACTTCAACtgaatttcttaaaacttggaGATCATGGACAAATTTCTCACCATGTGTTACAGATTTCTTTTTTGTATCTGATAGGCGTGGTACAGACACCTTACTAGTAGTTCCTCCGTGAACTGGAGTTTTAGGcaactcatcatcatcatcatcatatatGCGGACAGATCTACGCTTCATCGGTAACTGCACAACTGGAGATATGACTTCGCTAGAAAGTACTTTGTCAGTCTTGTCTGATACAAAAGTTTCCAATCTATTTTCAGATAACAAGGCAGATGCACACATTGTTTCCAGTTCCTGGCGATGGCGCTTTATTGGGGGGAGATCATTGTCAGATTCAGAGTTACTAATAATTGGAGGTCTAATGGACTGGAAGACATCAGCCTTCCCGACTGATGTAAACCTTTTAGGCTCTTTGCTAGGCATTTTGTCATCAAGAACATTAGGACCACTAGAATCAGCAATTTTTGAGATTTTGGCAGGAGATGATACTTCATTTGTATGAGACCCTTTCTTTTCATTGCcatgctggaccttcatcttttTCCAGGTAATAGCATCACTATGTGACTCAAAATTTACTTTAGCATCCTGTTGACCATCATGTACTGCCTCAGATTGCCTTTTTTCTTTCACCGACAGCTTTTCCTTCTTCTGACTAATAATATCTAATCGTAATTTTCGGATATCAGGTGATGAAAGTTTCATGCCCTCACCTGAAACAAATTTTCTTCTCATCGCATCTCCTTTATGATCATGAGAAACAGCTGATCCACCACTTCTATGTACTGCACCCGGAGATTTTTTCTTTGACCCCATAGCCAGCTTTGGTCTGTGTCCATTTGTCAATTTTTTCTGGCTACCATCAGTTGATCTGCCTTTTACTCTTTTATCAAGAGGATCTTCCTTCTTAAGAAAATGGTGTGAAGGGCTAGAAACTGATAGTGAATCCTTTGAAGCATTGTTGTTTGAAGAGATCTTATTGCTCTTCCGCAAAGATACAGGAGCGGACAACCTACGATTCACATCGTCAGACAAATAAGGCTTTACATCTTGACATTCCACCGCATCTTGCTTGTGCGGACAATGCTCTAAGCCAGAGCCCGGATCATCATACTCTTTAGTCTCCAACTTGCATTCTGGCGCAATCCCATTGTTTTGACTAATATCCAATGCCTCTTCTACCATTGGATCAACAGAATGTGCCTCAGGTGGATGAGTTTGTATGCTGTTATCATCTCCAACATCACTTCTTTTTTGCTGCAACTCTTCAAATTCTTCACATATTTCCTTCACCGCTTGAGCAAAGTATTTAACAGTCTTACCCTGGCATCGAGCTGACAATTTATTTTTCGCTTCATTGGTGAATATTTGGATATCCACAGGAGCAACAAAAGCTCTATTGCCGgagaaaaacaaggaaaaaatttaaaattaaactattttAGAAAACCATTTTTGTTATTCCCTATCCAGTATGccaaaaaaatacaattaagaGCAAAACTGAATGAACGAAGAAATAGCATTATATGATATCCCTTCAAAAAATGGGTAAAATCCCTTTGGCCTTTCTTGAGTGTTCTGCTGCGAATTTTTAAGTCTAGTAAATGTCTTCACGAGACACATATCAGAGCATATCAGATCACATTTAAGTCCAAGTGATGAAGTGAACATGCAAACCACACCCATAATTCCATACATATTATTGCAATAACTCAGGAACTTTCCCCATCGAAGATAATTAACCATCAGTACCAACTTTCTTATAATGAGATGCTTCCACATCCGCATTAATGAATTCAAAAACCCAGTTATGCGTTCCTTCATGAACATATTTTGGGTTTCTAGTCACAAACACAATAAATTATCCAAAAGTAAAAGGAGCATGTGAAAGCAAATTACTTAGATCCTGCTTTCTTTTATCAGATAGAAGATGATTATTAGTAGTAGTTTTGTACCCTCATCTTAATCATTAACTAATTTGGCTTTAATGTTTTTCAACGAATCTGTACCATGTTCTAAAGATAATTAGTAGTTCCATGAGACATTGACTTTAAATCAATTGTTTCCTGCGAGTGATACAGCAAGTAGATATACAAACACAACGCAGTAAATTAATAGATTAGTGCAAAACGTAAATTTTGTACATCCTACATAAAAGTGGGCCGCCAATATAAAGTAATTTTATTAGGTACATGAGACTTTCCAACAGTGTAAAAGAGCACACGGTACTTTCAATAATTCTCTAATTTACTTGCAAGGTAGACTTAATATCATATGAAAGCTGAGTTTCTAGTTTCTACAAGCGCACTGTCTAATTCTATGCATCTGTCATCTTTTGAAGTACTACGTATACACTTTAAAATACTAAGATAACTATAGGAGTCTACTAAAAATTTAGTGATACTGATGTTAACAGAAATTCAGCAATATGAGAGATGTGCCAATACAAAGTGTCATGAGTACAATTTCTTATGTGACATTTATGCACCTGCGGCCTGCCAAGTAAAAGACCTACTTCCAGTACATAAAGCAAAAGTTTTCCAACTTCATGCTTACAAAAGTTTATCAAGTTAGGATGGGAAGCCATTTCAAGCATGAAGCAAGGAGATAGGAGCTAACCTGTTActcttcatattttattattattattgttttacttttttgtcGTCTATGGTGAAATTGAAAAGAATAGACAATTGTATTTTTCAAAGCACCATAACAACACAAAAGGGTTTCAGGAACTTTGTACTCCCCTCAAGTAGTAACAGCTTTCTTTATGTTCTTAGCAGGCTAAGAAAGGCTCTGAGCACATATAACTAACGCCAACCAAGTCCCTTTACCACTAGTACAAGTAAGTGAAAACATAGAGAGGAAGTACTCACATTTCTGCTGTACCAAAGAACTGGACAAAGCACTTTTTAGGATCGGGAGCACGCTGCCAGTCTTCAGGTCGGCTGATCTGAACTTTGAAGCTCATCAGTGAACAATTCACATAAGGTAAAACAGAATTAATAAGGAACAGGCACAATTACCATCATTTAGCCAAGTTAAGCTAACCAAGGCACAACAAAGAATGGAAAAGCAAGATAAGCAGCACCAAATTCAGATATCGTAACTGCCAATATTAATATTGATGTTTTGTTTGCCTTTAACCAAATCTGTAAGGAAACTAATAAAACCTTGACACTAGTATACTAATACATGTGGCTTTGGAACTAAATATGTAAAGACACATATGCGCCTGCTCAGCAAATAAATACATGAAAATAGCATATCCATGACAATTGATCATAATTGACCGAAATCCCAAAGACCTACATATGAGCAACATCGGATTCATCGTGTACTAAGAGTTCAAGATGTCAGATTCTCGAAATAATAATCCCTAATCTCCCTCGGAAAGGCTAGTTTCAATCAAACTTAGCAACTAAATGCAACTCCAGAGAGTGAAGACTAAGCCAATGGCAACCAAACAAATTGAGATTCcaatagaagaaaaattgaaTACTCGCGGTAGCCGATAACTACTCCGCGACAAATGAAGCGAAAGCGGGCGAAGAAAACAAATCAAGCAAAGCAACAAAGTGAACAAGAATGTACCTTGGCAGGCCAAGCGGGGAAACCCTTAACTTTGGCGAGGACGAGATCGCCCAAACCCAAGTCGTTCTTCGACTTAACCCCCTTGGCTCCGCGCCTGCGCCCCGGAGCCATGACCCTCCAATTCCAACTTATTTCGCCCCTATGGTTGAGCAAGCAATTAACGGCGGAACAATCGGAAGAACCCTAGCGAAAATAACAGATGTCAGGGGGCAGCAGGCCCCCAAAAA is a window of Salvia splendens isolate huo1 chromosome 3, SspV2, whole genome shotgun sequence DNA encoding:
- the LOC121794598 gene encoding ENHANCER OF AG-4 protein 2-like isoform X4, whose amino-acid sequence is MAPGRRRGAKGVKSKNDLGLGDLVLAKVKGFPAWPAKISRPEDWQRAPDPKKCFVQFFGTAEIAFVAPVDIQIFTNEAKNKLSARCQGKTVKYFAQAVKEICEEFEELQQKRSDVGDDNSIQTHPPEAHSVDPMVEEALDISQNNGIAPECKLETKEYDDPGSGLEHCPHKQDAVECQDVKPYLSDDVNRRLSAPVSLRKSNKISSNNNASKDSLSVSSPSHHFLKKEDPLDKRVKGRSTDGSQKKLTNGHRPKLAMGSKKKSPGAVHRSGGSAVSHDHKGDAMRRKFVSGEGMKLSSPDIRKLRLDIISQKKEKLSVKEKRQSEAVHDGQQDAKVNFESHSDAITWKKMKVQHGNEKKGSHTNEVSSPAKISKIADSSGPNVLDDKMPSKEPKRFTSVGKADVFQSIRPPIISNSESDNDLPPIKRHRQELETMCASALLSENRLETFVSDKTDKVLSSEVISPVVQLPMKRRSVRIYDDDDDELPKTPVHGGTTSKVSVPRLSDTKKKSVTHGEKFVHDLQVLRNSVEVENGLKDQVQYNGVMKKLLSPAAQQGMEKRTGDSSAHVSPSPQQMNSEKLAPMEVKPVSVSPKSPLQSVGGGRVSGELESKQPNKAPSSDFRKKTSAGDNKNAASSDRSNLFPNQLLSERSKQPSSGERKYTTLKSGSRINDSVVGASKENITSIKERLNASKDRKTSHTFDSITSDSVMSMKNLIAAAQARKKQTHFQNTHGNPFLFSIPDIEMAGRGPSPAPAALVYEARNTLQLDILGAHPISPSANLHQVQSSHQHENDELEERRVSSGHPGTGSSLSGGTEAAVARDTFEGMIETLSRTKESIARATRLAIDCAKYGLANEVVELLIQKLENEPSLHRRVDLFFLVDSITQCSHTQRGVSYVSTVQAALPRLVGAAAPAGAGAQENRRQCRKVLRLWLERKILPESILRRYMDDFGVVNDDTSIPLRRPSRAERSIDDPIREMEGMVVDEYGSNAMFQLPGFLSASVFEEEEDEDASDTSLHLKDDGASPSKDAPATGRDHENHSVTPSDRRHCILEEVDGELEMEDVSGHQKDERPTMTNDTIELASLDLKPDSGRESSSNTSSEWLPSPDGSPPLPPGSPPMTPPLPSSPPPPPPPPELPYSPPPPPPTIVQHPFPQPPVEPPQPPVGPAPQAGPTPPVGPPLRPADPSPTGPPLRPAGPSPPVGPPPHLHPPPPLGPHPPPFGPPPLLGPVPLISQQLFPSQPSLVSHNKTPLQSLPLSPRSSYRPHPLPREVSATPTGNQQTNVVSTIHGSHMDASVRGEVPPQQSSCFPPSGISNAREHVGYNSSRHVEYGEDDTYMNPQDSQHRQQYLPGSVPFAQRPVHPELPSQRPPNHFPYPNSAQQPQYPSYSLPNFADNPRRYIADEQWRKQGNDFIVDHPRGGWMPGGRSCSGPSYSQEGYHERPPSSTINYQHSAPNSLPSSGQMPDRTCLPSTGGQHRRIPTQIL